ACACCGCCGTCTGCGCGGGGGGGCGAGCACGGCCCGTCGCGGCTTCGGTCAACGACGTGAGCAGGCTTCCGGTGTAAACGATCAGGATCAGCACCGGGATCATGCCGATGCAGGTCGCGGCGACGTAATCGCGAAACCGCACCTTCGTAAGCCCGAAAAAATAGTTGAGCAGGATATACGGCAGCACCGGCGACAGCCGCGCGAGCAGCACCACCGTGAAACCCTTTTCGCCGACCGCGCGGTCCACGGCGTCAAAGCGAGGATCGTGGGCGACCTTGGCCTTGACCCAGTCGCGGGCGATATAGCGACCGACGAAAAACGCGCACGACGACCCGATGGTGGCCGCGATCGAGACGAGCACGCTGCCCCAGACGACGCCGTAGATGTATCCGCCCGACAGCGAGAGCGCCGAGCCGGGTACCATCAGCACCGATCCGATCACGTAAAGCGCGACGAAGACGACGGCGCCCAGCACGCCCTGCCCGCGGATCCACCCGACGATGTCGGAGAGCCACGTCGCGGCGGGCGTGAGCCAAAAAAGCGCGATGCCGCACCCCAGCGCGAGCGCGGCCACGGCGGCCTTGACCCGGTGATCGCGCAGCGAAAGGGCGTGCATTATGGACACGTCCGATCCGGCGGTGGGATCAAACCTGAAAACCCAAGGATTGTTGCTTTGGACCCGAAGACGGACGGCGTTCGTGAACCAAGCCCAGGTCGGCCAGCAATTCGTCCAGATCAAGAAACTGGAGAATCGACTTTGTGATCGGTCGCTTCGAGTCCCAGAAGATTCTCGCTTCGAGAAACTCCCGCGCGGTCGCGGAGCTCAGCGCTTCGCGTGCGGCGATTGCGTCGTCCTCGTTTGCATAGGGCAGGAAATAGCAGGTGTCGTCCACCATGACGGGTTTGCCGTTTACATTTCCGACGACGGTGAAAGCCAGCTTTTTGTAGAGACCGCAGATTGCGACTTTGAAGGGGGCGAAGCTGTAATCCCCGATTCCGAAGATCGCATAGCGGGGCTGGCGGGCGTAGATGGCGCTTTTTCGTGCGGCCAGAACCGAGTCGTTCGCCGCGAGATAGTTCGCGGTTTTTGGTGCGTTCCGGGCGATGCGCGAGGTGTCGTCGCCGGGATACTGCTGTGTGACCAGCACGGCGCGCCGGGCGTTCGCCTTCCCGTTCGCGAGATCGGACCCCTTCACCAAAGGAAAGAGGTATTCGTCCTCAATATCGACGACCTCGCCCGACCCATTGATCCATGT
This is a stretch of genomic DNA from Deltaproteobacteria bacterium. It encodes these proteins:
- a CDS encoding TVP38/TMEM64 family protein, translating into MSIMHALSLRDHRVKAAVAALALGCGIALFWLTPAATWLSDIVGWIRGQGVLGAVVFVALYVIGSVLMVPGSALSLSGGYIYGVVWGSVLVSIAATIGSSCAFFVGRYIARDWVKAKVAHDPRFDAVDRAVGEKGFTVVLLARLSPVLPYILLNYFFGLTKVRFRDYVAATCIGMIPVLILIVYTGSLLTSLTEAATGRARPPAQTAVFVGGFLLTVAFVTWIGRFAVRAWKKAMDGVGENGKGTIS
- a CDS encoding SAM-dependent methyltransferase, yielding MTSAGLGVLGSINAPIKSNFKKHSGLDAITGKGNFDVSEWMILRLLGALAGRRFTLAMLCKSAVARRVLEFTASNRVRVHGAVYRIDAMLHFDAAVDAVLMRLDSDQTGLGGDAESDAVVWPVFDRLDATNSVSEMGVIGNRLASDVAAYRRTRHLEGHTRPEWRSGVKHDCARVMEFERRDGTWINGSGEVVDIEDEYLFPLVKGSDLANGKANARRAVLVTQQYPGDDTSRIARNAPKTANYLAANDSVLAARKSAIYARQPRYAIFGIGDYSFAPFKVAICGLYKKLAFTVVGNVNGKPVMVDDTCYFLPYANEDDAIAAREALSSATAREFLEARIFWDSKRPITKSILQFLDLDELLADLGLVHERRPSSGPKQQSLGFQV